DNA from Streptomyces sp. NBC_01260:
CTTCGCACCGCCTCGCGCAGCCGCCGTACGGTCTTGTCCTCGGCGACGAGAGCGGCCAGCGCGTTCTGCGCCGGAAGCGCTTTGACGTTGATCTCGAAGCGGCCGGACAACTGCTCCAGGGTGGCGGTGTGGTCGGCTTCGGCGCCGGCCAGTTGATGCAGGACGGTCTCTTCGTCCGGGGCGACCATGCCGAAGCGCATGGGCAGCACCGGCCCCTCGTCCGCCAGGCGCATCAGGAGTTCCTGGTGCGCCAGCAGGTCGCGGCGTCGCGCGCGCAATCCGGGCGCCGCATCGCTGACAACCGCGTCGAGCCCGCCCGTGGTGATGGTCCGCAGGACGGCGGGAGGGGACCCCACACCGCCGATGCCCTTCGGGAGCGCCGTGCCCGCGCGCATGACGGCGTAGACGTAGACCCCGTCGGCTGCCATGGTCATGCCGCCACGCGCCGGCGCCGGCTCTGGCTGCTGCGGGCAGGCGCTCGCCGCTTCTTCGGGCGTTCGTGCTGCTCGTCCTCGTCCTCGTCGTCGGACTTGTCGTCGCCGCCACCCACCGCCTTGCGCACGGTGTCACCCATGGTCTCGGCGGCTTTACGAACCTTGCGCTTGCCGACGGACTTGGCCACACCGCCACTGAGCAGCTCGGGGACGGTGGTGCTGCCGGAATCGCGTTCGAGGTCGAGCCTGTTGCAGGCCTCGGCGAACCGGAGGTACGTGTCCACGCTCGCGACGACGATGCGCGCGTCGATCTTCAGGATCTCGATGCCGACGAGCGACACCCGGATGAATACGTCGATCACCATGCCGCGGTCAAGAATCAATTCCAGTACGTCGTACAGCGTGCCGGCGCGCGGCGGGCAGGCCACTACCTCGTCGGAGTAAGTGGTCGCACTCATGGAATGTCCTTCCAGCAGGGGGAGCGAACACGATCATTCGTCGGCGGAACCCCGCCGGTACCGGCGGACCCGCTGGTATTCCAGGAGTTCGCCGGCCCGGTCGAGCTGCACCTCGTACGAGGCGAGGAGGCTTGTGGTGTCCGGGATCCGGGGCACTTCCAGGACGTCCACGACCACGCACCAGCCGTCGTCGGAATGTCTGACTGCGGACACACCCTCTGCGGGGTGACCGATGAGCCCCTCCAGGCTCCGACAGGCAGCCTTCGCCGCATGTTCCGGGCCTCGCGCGGGTGCCGCGCGGCGGGCGGTCGCCGTCTTTGCTTTCGCGGCGCGTGTGCGACGTTCTTCTGCCATAAGGCCAGTCTGGCGACTCCGGCCAGTCACGCATCTTGAGCGATGCCATCAGTGCTCGCGGGGCTCCGCACCGGGGTGCCGGAGAGGCCTCGCGGCGCTTCGGCACTCTTCCGCGGAACAGCCCACGTCCACCCGCCCCGCACCCGGGGAGTCAATGCGTTTCGCATATGAGCCCCCTGGAATCCGGGACCGGCGGACGCAGCCCGGGTAAAGCTCCCGGTACACGCTCCCGAGTTGTGGACAGCATCGATCCCGGCAGCCAGGATGCGACTGCCGGGATCGGCGCGGAGTGGAAGCGGTGTTACTCCTTGATGGCGTCCTTGGCCTTCTCCTTGGCCTGGCGCAGGTCACCCTTGGTTTCGTCGGCGCGCCCCTCGGCCTTCATGGACTCGTTGCCGACAGCGCCTCCGACGACCTTCTTGACCTTGCCCTCGACCTGTTCGCCCTTGGCCTGAGCCTTCTCATCCGCAGCCACAACGACTCACATCCTTCCGTATTCGATGAACGCGACATCCCACGTCTGGCCAGAACCCCTGCCACTCAAACCCCCGACTGTTGCCTCACGGAAATTATCGTGACGCAGGGTGGCGTAATCCACACAGCAGGGTGGCGGAACCCGCGCATAGGATCGGCAGGAGTGAACGGTCCGGACCGGGGAAGTCGTTGGCTCGGAGGTTGATAACAATGGTTCCTGTTCTTCTCGTTCTTCTGCTCGCCCTGATCCTTTTCGGCGCGGGTTTCGCACTCAAGATCCTTTGGTGGATCGCCGCCATCGTGCTGATCGTATGGCTGCTGGGCTTCGTCATCCGCCCTGCGGCGGGCGGCGGCAAGCGTGGCCGCTGGTACCGCTGGTAGACAGCGTTCAGCAGATTGATATGGGCGGGGTCCCGACGTGACTACGACGTCGGGACCCCGCCCGCTTTCACGCTCCCGCGAAGAAGAGAAAGGCGACAAGCGATCGTCCAGCTTTCTCCGAACCAAGGATGTGTAAGAGGAGAACGACGGGGCACGCGATGTTCCGAGAGCGCGTCACCGAACACCGGGAGACGCCTTCTCGACTCAAGGCCGACGCTTTTGAGTGAACCATCATTCCAATGAGGGAGCCGTTATATGAGTGACAACATCTGGGGCTATCAGCCGACCACCGGTTACACCGCGGGCGCCGACCTGACGGGGTACAAGGTGGAAGCGACCGATGGAAGCATCGGCAAGGTCGACAAGCACTCGGACGATGTCAACTCCGCCTACCTCGTGGTCGATACCGGTGTCTGGATCTTCGGCAAGCACGTTCTGCTGCCGGCCGGCACCGTGCGCACCATTGACGAGGCCGAGCGGAAGATCTTTGTCGACCTCACCAAGGACCAGATCAAGGACTCGCCCGAGTTCGACAAGGACAAGCATGTCGGGGACGCGGGGTACCACGAGCAGGTCGGCGGCTACTACCGGAGCCACCGCCGCTCCTGATCACACCGCACCACTTCACGACGTGGGGTCGGCCGGACCCGTTCCGGCCGACCCCACGTCGTCGCGCGCGGGCAGGCCCGTCCCGGCCCGGTCAGGCGGGATTCCGCCGTCTCGCGAGGCCGGAGGCCGCCAACCGCAGCCCGGCCCCTCAGAACACCAGCACCCCCCGTGCCACCCGCCCGTGGTGCGCGT
Protein-coding regions in this window:
- a CDS encoding GvpL/GvpF family gas vesicle protein codes for the protein MAADGVYVYAVMRAGTALPKGIGGVGSPPAVLRTITTGGLDAVVSDAAPGLRARRRDLLAHQELLMRLADEGPVLPMRFGMVAPDEETVLHQLAGAEADHTATLEQLSGRFEINVKALPAQNALAALVAEDKTVRRLREAVRRRPGYEASLRLGEAVAAALARRATAAGQRVLRELTPGSRAVAAGPEVPGCVLNVSFLVERGASEAFLANARHFADAHRDHVELRLAGPLPCYSFVGPEARSVLVGGV
- a CDS encoding gas vesicle structural protein GvpA, which codes for MSATTYSDEVVACPPRAGTLYDVLELILDRGMVIDVFIRVSLVGIEILKIDARIVVASVDTYLRFAEACNRLDLERDSGSTTVPELLSGGVAKSVGKRKVRKAAETMGDTVRKAVGGGDDKSDDEDEDEQHERPKKRRAPARSSQSRRRRVAA
- a CDS encoding gas vesicle protein GvpO: MAEERRTRAAKAKTATARRAAPARGPEHAAKAACRSLEGLIGHPAEGVSAVRHSDDGWCVVVDVLEVPRIPDTTSLLASYEVQLDRAGELLEYQRVRRYRRGSADE
- a CDS encoding CsbD family protein; protein product: MAADEKAQAKGEQVEGKVKKVVGGAVGNESMKAEGRADETKGDLRQAKEKAKDAIKE
- a CDS encoding hydrophobic protein encodes the protein MVPVLLVLLLALILFGAGFALKILWWIAAIVLIVWLLGFVIRPAAGGGKRGRWYRW
- a CDS encoding PRC-barrel domain-containing protein, which gives rise to MSDNIWGYQPTTGYTAGADLTGYKVEATDGSIGKVDKHSDDVNSAYLVVDTGVWIFGKHVLLPAGTVRTIDEAERKIFVDLTKDQIKDSPEFDKDKHVGDAGYHEQVGGYYRSHRRS